The following are encoded in a window of Mycobacteroides chelonae CCUG 47445 genomic DNA:
- a CDS encoding alpha/beta family hydrolase — MSTEELPDIAGIAHHPDGQPHGAVVLTHGAGGSCHSPMLRLLCTAWAERGWLALRFDMPFRRNRPSGPPSASSADKDRAGIAEVIDKARAMVDGPLLAGGHSYGGRQTSMLVSEKGPIIDVLTLFSYPLHPPGKPDRLRTEHLPGIAVPTVFTHGTSDAFGTIAEIKAASALIPGGATIVEITGARHDLGSKTIDVPALAIDAALTVLKRTDGT, encoded by the coding sequence GTGAGCACCGAGGAACTTCCGGATATCGCCGGAATTGCACATCACCCCGACGGGCAGCCGCATGGCGCCGTGGTGCTCACCCACGGGGCCGGCGGTAGCTGCCACTCCCCCATGCTGCGCTTGTTGTGTACGGCGTGGGCCGAACGCGGCTGGCTGGCACTACGTTTCGATATGCCCTTCCGACGCAACCGGCCCAGCGGTCCGCCCTCGGCCTCATCGGCCGACAAGGACCGCGCGGGCATCGCCGAGGTGATCGACAAGGCGCGCGCCATGGTGGATGGCCCGCTCCTGGCCGGCGGTCATTCGTATGGCGGACGCCAGACCTCGATGCTCGTATCGGAAAAGGGGCCGATCATCGACGTCCTGACGTTGTTCTCCTACCCCCTGCATCCGCCCGGTAAGCCCGATCGGCTTCGCACCGAACATCTGCCCGGCATCGCGGTTCCGACGGTGTTCACCCATGGCACCTCGGATGCGTTCGGCACCATCGCCGAAATCAAGGCGGCGTCGGCCCTGATACCGGGCGGAGCGACGATCGTGGAGATCACCGGCGCGCGTCATGACTTGGGGTCCAAGACAATCGACGTCCCGGCCCTCGCGATCGACGCGGCACTGACGGTTCTGAAGCGAACTGACGGAACCTAA
- a CDS encoding APC family permease, with amino-acid sequence MIDDPLAGRPSGTESVARTELEQAEQTEGLISKGLAAGRIGTFTGAVLGISTVAPGYTLTASIGLIVAAVGLKMPAILIAGFIPMFLTAYAYRELNSRAPDCGASFTWSTKAFGPYIGWMCGWGMVIATIIVLSNLASIGVQYGYQFLGAVSHNQTIGELANNKAVNIISTVALLAIATYISSRGITTSEKVQYVLVGFQMIVLVIFAVVAIAKAPSMAGHLDFDLDWFNPLTGLTLSAFVIGLIGSIFAFWGWDTCLTLGEECKDPTKVPGRAGLLCVLSILLTYLLVAVAVMMFAGVGDTDLGLANEENKDNVFGALANPVLGSWFGPLLLLAIFASAVASLQTTSLPAARTMLAMGTYGAFPKKFADVSPRFLTPTFSTIVAGAVTAVFYTVVSLLSDRTLLDTIAALGIMICWYYGITAFACVWYFRTELFQNAHNVVYKFLFPLLGGLMLAAVFVISVRESMDPEKTGSGASIGGIGLVFYLGFGILAFGAVLMLIMRVKSPDFFQGRTLTRDTAPLVE; translated from the coding sequence GTGATTGATGATCCGCTTGCGGGAAGACCATCTGGCACTGAAAGTGTTGCCCGCACCGAGCTGGAACAGGCCGAGCAGACCGAGGGCCTCATCTCCAAAGGGCTGGCCGCCGGGCGCATCGGAACCTTCACCGGCGCTGTCCTCGGCATCTCCACAGTCGCGCCCGGATACACACTTACGGCCAGCATCGGCCTGATCGTCGCCGCCGTCGGCCTGAAGATGCCGGCGATCCTCATCGCCGGTTTCATCCCGATGTTCCTGACCGCATACGCCTACCGGGAACTGAATTCGCGAGCACCCGACTGCGGCGCCTCGTTCACCTGGTCCACCAAGGCATTTGGCCCCTACATCGGCTGGATGTGCGGCTGGGGCATGGTGATCGCCACCATCATCGTGCTGTCCAATCTGGCGTCTATCGGGGTGCAGTACGGGTACCAGTTCCTCGGCGCCGTCTCCCACAATCAGACAATCGGCGAGCTCGCCAACAATAAGGCCGTCAACATCATCTCGACCGTGGCGCTGCTGGCGATCGCCACCTATATCTCCAGCCGCGGAATCACCACCAGCGAGAAGGTTCAATATGTTCTCGTCGGGTTCCAGATGATCGTGCTGGTGATCTTCGCCGTCGTCGCCATCGCGAAAGCACCCAGCATGGCCGGACATCTCGATTTCGACCTGGACTGGTTCAATCCACTGACCGGACTAACCCTGAGCGCCTTTGTCATTGGGCTCATTGGATCGATCTTCGCGTTCTGGGGTTGGGACACATGTCTGACGCTCGGCGAAGAATGTAAGGACCCGACCAAGGTGCCCGGCCGCGCCGGACTGTTGTGCGTGCTGTCGATCCTGCTCACCTACCTCCTGGTGGCTGTCGCGGTGATGATGTTCGCGGGCGTGGGCGACACGGATCTGGGTCTTGCGAATGAGGAGAACAAAGACAACGTCTTTGGCGCCCTGGCCAACCCGGTGCTGGGCAGCTGGTTCGGCCCGCTGTTGCTGCTCGCGATATTCGCCTCCGCGGTGGCGAGCCTGCAGACCACCTCGCTGCCCGCCGCCCGCACCATGCTCGCGATGGGCACCTACGGCGCATTTCCGAAAAAGTTCGCCGATGTCAGCCCACGGTTCCTGACACCTACCTTCAGCACCATCGTGGCCGGCGCGGTGACGGCCGTTTTCTACACCGTCGTCAGCCTGCTATCGGACCGCACCCTGCTGGATACCATTGCGGCCCTTGGCATCATGATCTGCTGGTACTACGGCATTACCGCCTTCGCTTGTGTGTGGTACTTCCGCACTGAGCTTTTCCAGAATGCCCACAACGTGGTGTACAAGTTCCTCTTTCCGCTCCTGGGCGGGCTCATGCTGGCAGCGGTATTCGTCATTTCTGTGCGCGAGAGCATGGATCCGGAGAAGACCGGCAGCGGCGCCTCGATCGGCGGCATCGGCCTGGTGTTCTATCTGGGCTTCGGCATTCTGGCGTTCGGGGCGGTGCTCATGCTGATCATGCGCGTCAAGAGTCCGGACTTCTTCCAGGGACGCACCCTCACTCGCGACACCGCTCCGCTCGTCGAATAG
- a CDS encoding PucR family transcriptional regulator has protein sequence MRWVLDQPDLKLTLKGGAAGLGREVNLALTTELADPAQWLSGGELVLTTGIGLPTRAPERLGYLRALDENGVAALGFGIGLTFDEVPGELVAAADELGMPLLEVPLRTPFAAVVKAVSTHIAELEYDGVLRASRAQPRITRAIVNGGVQAVTAELGRSLRANVVVLDSGGTVIASHPRNLDVATINLVRGALTPGASAVAQQLGPEVAVAQQTIGVGGTSYGVLAVVSKTPLTFVDQVLLGHANSLLALDFDKPSRLQDVQRQLNGQALGLLLGDERNLEPVWAQLAQAADGRGRIRALVVDAESQAALRRVQSAVTRAMEAAGYPVFAHAAECRLIVVLPGAETAEFTRKLFTDVDGRTRKGLRAGLSGAHAVGRLGDAVQNAKLAASVAERGGTPLEFTSLAGSALLSFGASREVLIAVANATLAPIVEHDASHGTDLMVSLRAYLEANGHWESAAAAVGVHRHTLRKRIETVQALLVCDLDIARVRAELLLAMLAGTPNAGI, from the coding sequence GTGCGTTGGGTGTTGGATCAGCCGGACCTGAAACTCACCTTGAAGGGCGGCGCCGCAGGTCTGGGGCGCGAGGTCAATTTGGCGCTCACCACAGAACTCGCCGACCCCGCCCAATGGCTATCCGGTGGCGAGCTGGTGCTCACCACCGGGATCGGTCTGCCCACGAGGGCGCCGGAACGGCTGGGCTACCTGCGGGCGCTGGATGAAAATGGTGTCGCCGCATTGGGATTCGGTATCGGTCTGACGTTTGACGAGGTGCCGGGGGAGTTGGTGGCTGCCGCCGACGAGCTGGGTATGCCGTTGTTGGAGGTGCCCCTGCGCACCCCCTTCGCCGCAGTGGTCAAGGCGGTGAGCACGCACATCGCCGAACTGGAGTACGACGGCGTGCTGCGCGCATCGCGGGCCCAGCCCCGGATCACCCGCGCAATCGTCAACGGAGGTGTGCAGGCGGTCACGGCGGAGCTCGGGCGGTCGCTGCGTGCGAATGTCGTGGTGCTGGACTCGGGTGGCACGGTGATCGCCAGTCATCCACGCAATCTGGATGTCGCGACGATCAATCTCGTCCGCGGCGCATTGACCCCGGGCGCATCGGCCGTCGCCCAACAACTGGGCCCGGAAGTTGCCGTTGCGCAACAGACGATAGGTGTGGGCGGTACGTCCTACGGAGTGTTGGCCGTTGTCAGTAAGACGCCCTTGACCTTCGTGGATCAGGTGCTGCTGGGGCACGCAAACTCCTTGTTGGCCTTGGATTTCGATAAGCCGTCGCGGCTGCAGGACGTGCAGCGGCAGTTGAATGGGCAGGCCCTGGGGCTGCTGCTCGGCGATGAACGGAACCTGGAACCGGTATGGGCGCAACTGGCGCAGGCGGCCGACGGGCGCGGGCGGATCCGGGCGTTGGTGGTGGATGCCGAATCACAGGCGGCGCTGCGGCGGGTGCAGTCCGCGGTCACCCGTGCCATGGAGGCGGCGGGCTACCCGGTCTTTGCGCACGCCGCCGAGTGCCGCCTCATCGTCGTCCTGCCGGGAGCGGAGACCGCCGAATTCACCCGAAAATTGTTCACCGACGTGGATGGGCGCACGCGTAAGGGGCTGCGAGCCGGGTTGAGTGGAGCGCACGCGGTGGGGCGGCTAGGTGATGCGGTACAGAACGCGAAGCTCGCCGCGTCGGTGGCCGAGCGCGGTGGTACACCGCTGGAGTTCACCTCGCTCGCCGGCAGCGCGCTGCTGTCCTTCGGCGCGAGTCGTGAGGTGCTGATCGCCGTTGCCAATGCGACGTTGGCACCCATCGTCGAGCACGACGCCAGCCACGGTACCGACCTGATGGTGTCCCTGCGGGCCTATCTGGAGGCGAACGGCCATTGGGAATCGGCGGCTGCTGCGGTCGGCGTACACCGCCATACGCTGCGCAAACGTATCGAGACGGTACAAGCGCTGCTGGTCTGTGACCTCGATATCGCGCGGGTACGCGCGGAGCTGCTGCTGGCGATGCTGGCGGGAACACCGAACGCCGGGATCTGA
- a CDS encoding universal stress protein, producing the protein MNDAATRGAKRIAVAYLATPGGDDALAVGAQIARSLGAHLDLCMVLPLDRPILAPLPQQERQDILSENATHWLKHAESTIPDDLTVETHISFHESIAEGLIAQSEALGAEAIVVGGSGGGLVGSLSLGSVVNELVHSSPIPLVISPRGARYQKNLRVREVTCAMGTRPGAHVLLDTALQACQRAKAPLRLVSLVSFDPIPGGDDDQSARERAAIHARQSLETAKLILPPDFPVTSIVAEGPTIEAAVNKLDWHEGDIIMVGSSRLAQPRRLFLGSTAAKMLRVLQVPMVVIPKEEANRD; encoded by the coding sequence GTGAACGATGCCGCCACGAGAGGTGCCAAACGGATCGCCGTTGCATACCTGGCCACTCCGGGCGGCGACGACGCGCTCGCCGTCGGCGCACAGATCGCGCGCTCTCTGGGGGCGCATCTCGATCTGTGCATGGTGCTGCCGCTGGACCGACCCATCCTGGCACCCCTGCCACAGCAAGAGCGTCAAGACATCTTGTCCGAGAACGCCACTCACTGGCTCAAGCACGCCGAGTCCACCATTCCCGACGATCTCACCGTCGAGACACATATCAGCTTTCACGAGTCGATCGCCGAGGGTCTCATCGCCCAAAGCGAGGCCCTGGGCGCCGAAGCCATCGTGGTCGGTGGCTCTGGCGGCGGGCTGGTCGGCAGTCTCTCCCTTGGGTCGGTGGTCAACGAACTCGTGCACTCCTCCCCCATACCTTTGGTGATCTCGCCGCGTGGTGCGCGCTACCAGAAGAATCTCCGCGTTCGGGAAGTCACGTGCGCCATGGGAACCCGGCCCGGCGCACACGTGCTACTGGACACCGCGTTGCAGGCCTGCCAGCGTGCGAAAGCACCGCTGCGGCTGGTGTCCCTGGTGTCATTCGATCCGATCCCCGGCGGTGACGATGACCAGTCGGCACGTGAACGTGCTGCCATCCATGCCCGACAATCCCTCGAGACCGCCAAACTGATTCTCCCCCCAGATTTCCCGGTCACCTCAATCGTCGCCGAAGGACCCACGATCGAAGCCGCCGTGAATAAGCTCGACTGGCACGAGGGCGACATCATCATGGTGGGTTCCAGCCGCCTTGCGCAGCCACGGCGCCTCTTCCTTGGATCGACGGCCGCCAAGATGCTTCGGGTGCTGCAGGTGCCCATGGTCGTGATCCCCAAGGAAGAGGCCAATCGTGATTGA
- the thiD gene encoding bifunctional hydroxymethylpyrimidine kinase/phosphomethylpyrimidine kinase yields the protein MNAFLPLPEPGVTPVRAMTIAGSDSGGGAGIQADMRTMALLGVHGCVAVTAVTVQNSVGVRDFHEIPAQVVAAQMDAVITDIGIQAAKTGMLASAPIIEAIAQAWSQLAPNVPLVVDPVCASMHGDPLLHPSALDALRTQLFPLATLVTPNLDEVRLLVDVDVVDEESQREAARKLHALGPQWALVKGGHLRSSDTSTDLLFDGTEFHYFPVERVDTGHDHGAGDTLAASISCALAHGFSVVEAVAFGKRWITECLRAAYPLGRGHGPVSALFRLNA from the coding sequence ATGAACGCCTTCTTGCCCCTCCCGGAGCCGGGCGTTACCCCGGTGCGTGCGATGACCATCGCCGGGTCCGACTCCGGGGGCGGGGCGGGTATCCAAGCCGATATGCGCACCATGGCGCTGCTCGGCGTGCACGGATGCGTGGCGGTCACCGCGGTGACCGTGCAGAACTCGGTGGGTGTCAGGGACTTTCACGAGATTCCGGCACAGGTGGTGGCAGCGCAGATGGACGCGGTCATCACCGATATCGGCATCCAGGCGGCCAAGACCGGGATGCTGGCCTCCGCACCGATCATCGAGGCCATCGCGCAGGCATGGTCGCAGCTGGCGCCTAACGTGCCCCTGGTCGTCGATCCGGTGTGCGCGTCCATGCACGGCGATCCGCTGCTGCACCCCAGTGCACTGGATGCCCTACGCACACAGCTATTTCCGTTGGCAACCCTCGTCACTCCCAATCTGGACGAGGTACGCCTGCTGGTGGACGTCGATGTAGTCGACGAGGAATCGCAAAGGGAAGCGGCGCGAAAACTGCATGCTCTCGGCCCCCAGTGGGCGCTGGTGAAGGGCGGGCACCTTCGATCCAGTGATACCAGCACCGACCTGCTCTTCGACGGCACCGAGTTTCACTACTTCCCCGTCGAGCGGGTAGACACCGGCCACGATCACGGCGCCGGCGACACCCTCGCCGCATCTATCAGTTGCGCACTGGCCCATGGTTTTTCCGTAGTCGAGGCGGTGGCATTCGGGAAACGTTGGATCACCGAGTGCCTGCGAGCCGCATATCCGCTTGGCCGAGGCCACGGACCGGTATCGGCCCTCTTTAGACTCAACGCGTGA
- a CDS encoding TetR family transcriptional regulator translates to MVEVSPVRPAAMPSTRRQHEQYKRMLDAAEELAMTRELDHVQMHDVAKHANVAIGTLYRYFPTKRHLFVSALVRESERLVGRIPVSPDGKETAADRVGEALVRALRGLTRRRMLAIAMIRSSNSASLAEVPDLMQVEKRFHELISEVAGLSDPSEEDEAVIRLLVHQWFGCIQVCLNGGLTVAQAEADLRRAAQLLTCDWRTVGEG, encoded by the coding sequence ATGGTTGAAGTGTCACCGGTGCGGCCAGCCGCCATGCCGTCGACCCGGCGCCAACATGAGCAGTACAAGCGCATGCTCGACGCGGCCGAAGAACTCGCCATGACGCGCGAGCTCGACCACGTCCAGATGCACGACGTCGCCAAGCACGCCAACGTTGCCATCGGCACGTTGTATCGCTACTTCCCGACGAAGCGGCATCTGTTCGTGTCGGCACTCGTCCGGGAATCGGAACGACTTGTCGGCCGCATTCCCGTCTCTCCGGACGGGAAGGAAACGGCGGCCGATCGGGTGGGCGAAGCGTTGGTACGCGCGCTGCGCGGCCTGACACGGCGCCGCATGCTGGCGATCGCGATGATTCGGTCCTCGAACTCGGCGTCGCTGGCCGAGGTGCCGGACCTGATGCAGGTCGAGAAGCGATTCCATGAGCTGATTTCCGAGGTGGCCGGTCTTTCCGATCCGTCCGAAGAGGATGAGGCCGTGATCAGGCTGCTGGTGCACCAGTGGTTCGGCTGTATTCAGGTGTGCCTCAACGGTGGTCTCACCGTGGCGCAGGCCGAGGCCGACCTGCGGAGAGCGGCGCAGTTGCTGACATGCGACTGGCGTACGGTCGGCGAGGGTTAG
- a CDS encoding gamma-aminobutyraldehyde dehydrogenase, with protein MPDSILQNYIDGQFVDSLSLKSTEPIDLINPVDESVVGRAPVSTADDVNAAVSAAERAFATWGKTTPSVRQQALLKLADAIEAHIDEIVEAQCRNTGQPKAVIAAEEVTVSADQLRFFAGAARLVEGKSAGEYMEGFTSYVRREPIGVVGQVTPWNYPFMMAIWKIGPALAAGNTIVLKPSDTTPESTLVLARLTKGILPDGVFNVVLGTATTGSELVSHPAIGLVSITGSVRAGIAVAASAAEQLKRSHLELGGKAPVVVFGDVDIDKAATGIAQAAFFNAGQDCTAATRVIVHRSIHDKFVSALNSAAQTLRPGLPDDADSFYGPMNNINHFTAVTKKLDNLPAHATVVTGGKRWGDKGFFIEPTIVTGVRQDDSIVQEETFGPILTVQSFDDADEAVRLANGVRYALASSVWTKDHETAEKFTRELDFGCVWVNCHIPLVAEMPHGGFKYSGYGKDLSAYGVEDYTRIKHVMSAH; from the coding sequence ATGCCGGACTCGATACTGCAGAACTACATTGACGGCCAGTTCGTCGATTCTTTATCCCTGAAATCTACCGAGCCCATCGATCTGATCAACCCGGTCGATGAGTCGGTGGTGGGCCGCGCCCCCGTGTCCACCGCCGACGACGTGAACGCGGCGGTGAGCGCCGCCGAACGTGCCTTCGCCACCTGGGGCAAGACCACACCGAGCGTCCGGCAGCAGGCGCTGCTCAAACTCGCCGACGCGATCGAGGCGCATATCGACGAGATCGTCGAGGCCCAATGCCGAAACACCGGTCAGCCGAAGGCGGTCATCGCTGCCGAAGAGGTGACCGTGAGCGCCGACCAGCTCCGGTTCTTCGCGGGAGCCGCGCGACTTGTCGAAGGTAAATCTGCCGGCGAGTACATGGAGGGGTTCACCTCCTATGTTCGGCGCGAGCCGATCGGGGTTGTCGGACAGGTGACCCCGTGGAACTACCCGTTCATGATGGCAATCTGGAAGATCGGCCCCGCGCTGGCAGCCGGCAACACCATAGTGCTCAAGCCCAGTGACACCACTCCGGAAAGCACACTGGTGCTGGCCCGGCTGACGAAGGGGATCTTGCCCGACGGCGTCTTCAACGTTGTGTTGGGTACCGCGACCACCGGCTCCGAATTGGTGAGTCATCCCGCGATCGGCTTGGTGTCCATCACGGGGTCGGTGCGGGCCGGCATCGCCGTCGCGGCCTCGGCAGCCGAACAGCTCAAGCGCAGCCACCTCGAACTCGGCGGCAAGGCCCCGGTCGTGGTGTTCGGTGACGTCGATATCGACAAGGCGGCCACCGGTATCGCACAGGCCGCCTTCTTCAACGCCGGCCAGGACTGCACGGCCGCCACCCGGGTGATCGTGCACCGGTCGATCCATGACAAGTTCGTCAGCGCCCTCAACTCCGCGGCACAGACATTGCGGCCGGGCCTGCCCGATGACGCCGACAGCTTCTACGGGCCCATGAACAACATCAACCACTTCACCGCGGTCACCAAGAAACTCGATAACCTGCCGGCACACGCGACGGTCGTGACCGGCGGAAAACGTTGGGGCGACAAGGGCTTCTTCATTGAGCCCACCATCGTCACCGGTGTGCGCCAGGACGACTCGATCGTCCAGGAAGAGACCTTCGGGCCGATCTTGACCGTCCAATCGTTTGACGACGCGGACGAAGCCGTCCGGCTGGCCAACGGAGTGCGTTACGCACTGGCATCCAGTGTGTGGACCAAGGATCACGAAACCGCCGAGAAATTCACGCGTGAGCTAGATTTCGGTTGTGTCTGGGTCAATTGCCATATTCCACTGGTCGCCGAGATGCCGCACGGCGGGTTCAAGTACTCCGGCTACGGCAAGGACCTCTCGGCCTACGGCGTGGAGGACTACACCCGGATCAAACACGTGATGAGCGCGCACTAG
- a CDS encoding primary-amine oxidase, with protein MATDTFHPLDPLAAEEFTTVAKILAQTYDVGNHWRYTSIELAEPSKADIAAFDNTGTRPDRRALATCLDTSRNATYKAVVSLTSGEVLSWEHIPGVQPNFTVDEWEEADAALRRHPEVIAALAQRGITDMDLVFMDTWTYGDAVMPEKYKGRRLGWSDTWVRSSAGANPYAGPVNGFHCIIDMNSMELLEIEDTFSVPRPEMMGEYVPRHIPERLRQQSTRESLQPLHITQPEGTSFTIEGNKLQWQNWSLRVGFNYREGMTLHAVTYNDNGRVRSVANRMSFAEMMVPYRDHCEDHYRRTAFDIGEWGIGFMTTSLELGCDCLGEIRYLDAVLHNSKGEPYTIKNAICIHEEDNAVLWKHVDHDHGAEVRRMRRLTVSFHVTVANYEYLTYWRFYQDGNIECEVRATGIMVVSNFAEGAAHPHGTLVDNRTYAPYHQHFLVARLDLDIDGTENTVYASETEIEPVGPANPYGLSLRQRNTPLRTESEGKQDFCWQTQRAWKVVNDNTRNGIGTAPAYKLVPGAAIPAMFDPSSPVLARCRAIEHTLWVTPNSPDERWPAGEFVTQSKEDHGLPAWTENNRSIENTDVVLWYVFGIHHITRPEDWPIMPVDTVNFWLKPVGFFDRNPSLDVAPNPPKSCHTSGHEEA; from the coding sequence ATGGCAACCGACACCTTCCACCCCCTTGATCCCCTCGCGGCGGAGGAATTCACCACGGTCGCAAAGATTCTGGCGCAGACATATGACGTCGGAAACCACTGGCGATACACCTCCATCGAGCTTGCCGAACCCTCGAAGGCCGATATCGCCGCCTTCGACAACACCGGCACCCGGCCTGATCGTCGGGCACTTGCCACCTGCCTGGACACCTCACGCAACGCCACCTACAAGGCAGTCGTGTCGCTGACGTCCGGCGAAGTGCTGTCCTGGGAGCACATTCCCGGGGTACAACCGAACTTCACGGTCGATGAATGGGAAGAGGCGGACGCCGCACTTCGTCGCCACCCCGAGGTCATCGCCGCACTGGCACAACGCGGCATCACCGACATGGACCTGGTGTTTATGGACACCTGGACCTACGGCGATGCCGTCATGCCCGAAAAATACAAGGGCAGGCGCCTCGGATGGTCGGACACCTGGGTGCGTTCCAGTGCGGGCGCCAATCCCTATGCCGGCCCCGTCAACGGATTCCACTGCATCATCGATATGAACAGCATGGAGCTGCTGGAGATCGAGGACACCTTCTCCGTACCGCGACCCGAGATGATGGGCGAATATGTGCCCCGGCACATACCGGAACGACTGCGTCAGCAGAGCACCCGGGAGTCGCTGCAACCACTGCACATCACTCAGCCCGAGGGCACGTCCTTCACCATCGAGGGAAACAAACTTCAGTGGCAGAACTGGTCCCTGCGGGTCGGCTTCAACTACCGCGAAGGCATGACACTGCATGCGGTGACCTACAACGACAACGGAAGGGTGCGGTCGGTCGCCAACCGCATGTCCTTCGCCGAGATGATGGTGCCGTATCGGGACCACTGCGAGGATCACTACCGACGAACAGCTTTCGATATCGGTGAGTGGGGCATCGGCTTCATGACCACCTCGCTGGAACTCGGGTGCGATTGCCTCGGCGAAATTCGCTACCTCGATGCGGTGCTGCACAACAGCAAGGGCGAGCCGTACACGATCAAGAACGCGATCTGTATTCACGAAGAGGACAACGCAGTCCTGTGGAAGCACGTCGATCACGATCACGGCGCCGAGGTGCGCCGTATGCGTCGGCTCACGGTGTCCTTCCACGTCACCGTCGCCAACTATGAATACCTCACGTACTGGCGGTTCTATCAGGACGGGAACATCGAATGTGAGGTCCGTGCAACGGGAATCATGGTGGTGAGCAACTTCGCCGAGGGCGCGGCGCATCCGCATGGAACCCTGGTCGACAACCGGACGTACGCGCCGTACCACCAGCACTTCCTTGTCGCGAGACTCGACCTGGATATCGATGGCACCGAAAACACCGTCTACGCCAGCGAAACCGAGATCGAGCCCGTCGGGCCCGCCAATCCATACGGGCTGTCCCTGCGGCAGCGCAACACCCCGTTGCGCACCGAATCGGAAGGCAAACAGGACTTCTGCTGGCAGACTCAGCGCGCCTGGAAGGTCGTCAACGACAACACCCGCAACGGCATCGGTACCGCACCGGCGTACAAATTGGTGCCCGGGGCGGCCATCCCGGCGATGTTCGACCCGTCCTCCCCGGTGCTGGCACGTTGCCGTGCCATCGAGCACACCCTCTGGGTGACGCCAAACTCACCCGATGAGCGCTGGCCCGCAGGAGAATTCGTCACCCAGAGCAAGGAAGACCACGGCCTGCCCGCCTGGACGGAGAACAACCGCTCCATCGAAAACACCGATGTGGTGCTGTGGTACGTATTCGGTATCCATCACATCACCCGTCCTGAAGACTGGCCGATCATGCCCGTCGACACCGTGAACTTCTGGCTCAAGCCGGTCGGATTCTTCGACCGCAACCCCTCACTCGATGTCGCACCCAATCCGCCGAAGAGCTGTCACACATCAGGACACGAGGAGGCCTAG